A DNA window from Maribellus comscasis contains the following coding sequences:
- a CDS encoding LacI family DNA-binding transcriptional regulator: MSVTIKDIAAFVGVSYSTVSLVLNGKASENRISEELERKIFAAAKELNYRPNTLARGLRKGITNSIGFVISDISNAFFVKLARRVEKEAMRSGYRVFFASSDENDDKCIEVIDSFLNQRVDGLILIPTQGIHEKLNQLSSQQIPFVLVDRHFPKINANCVVMNNWQSAYDATVYLIKKGKRRIGTFSYDTNFFHMAERLEGYKAALKDNGIRFDKRLVPEVPFWDDIKTNTLLKDYMPYLVDKLKIDSVFFPTNSTALPGIQILYDQYIKKGKDISVICFDDNDFFKVLQPPVTSLIQPIEEIGVESVRILIDEIKNKRTNKMKNKIVYSAQLVDRGS; this comes from the coding sequence ATGTCTGTTACAATAAAAGATATTGCTGCATTTGTTGGAGTTTCTTATTCAACTGTTTCTCTTGTATTAAATGGTAAAGCATCAGAAAACAGGATTAGTGAGGAACTTGAGAGAAAAATATTTGCCGCGGCTAAAGAATTGAATTATAGGCCTAATACACTAGCCAGAGGGTTACGGAAAGGAATTACAAACTCAATTGGATTTGTTATTTCTGATATTTCCAATGCATTTTTTGTGAAATTGGCAAGGCGTGTTGAAAAGGAGGCAATGAGGTCTGGATACAGAGTATTTTTTGCTAGCTCAGACGAAAATGATGATAAATGTATTGAGGTTATAGATTCATTCCTGAATCAGAGGGTAGATGGATTGATACTTATACCAACTCAGGGAATCCATGAGAAGCTAAATCAGTTAAGTTCTCAACAGATTCCATTTGTGCTTGTTGATAGGCATTTTCCAAAAATTAATGCAAATTGTGTAGTAATGAATAACTGGCAATCTGCCTACGATGCAACTGTTTATCTAATAAAAAAAGGAAAAAGACGGATAGGTACCTTTTCATACGATACTAATTTCTTTCATATGGCGGAGAGATTGGAAGGTTACAAAGCGGCATTAAAGGACAACGGTATTCGATTTGATAAAAGGTTGGTCCCAGAGGTGCCATTTTGGGATGATATAAAAACGAATACCTTGCTAAAGGACTATATGCCATATTTGGTTGATAAGTTAAAAATTGATTCAGTATTTTTTCCGACGAACAGCACGGCATTGCCCGGAATACAGATTTTGTATGACCAATATATAAAAAAGGGAAAAGACATCTCTGTTATTTGTTTTGATGATAATGATTTTTTTAAGGTGTTACAACCACCAGTTACATCTTTGATACAGCCTATAGAAGAAATAGGAGTTGAAAGTGTGAGAATTTTGATTGATGAAATTAAAAATAAGAGAACTAATAAAATGAAAAACAAAATAGTTTATTCAGCACAATTAGTAGACAGGGGGTCTTAA